In the genome of Fervidobacterium nodosum Rt17-B1, the window ACGTATTTTTTTAATCCTATAACATGTTTTTCACTTATATCGTTAGGAAACATGACAATCCCTCCTAAAGCATTTTCTAAAAAATTATAAAATGAATTTTCCAATGGATTTTTCAAAAGAAAAAGAGATATAATTTAAAATATAAGGTAAAAATGAAATTTTGTGGAGGTGATTGAAATTGTTTGTCTGTTTTGGAGATAGCATAACAGAGGGGAAACCAGGGGTTTCGTATGTGAGGTATCTTGGGGAAGGTTTCATCAACAAAGGTTTAGGTGGAGACACAGTTATTGGTTTGAAGAAAAGAGTTGAAGACTTTTTAAATGCTGAAAATACCGTTGACAAACTTGAAGGGGCTATAATCGAAATTGGAACAAATGACATACTTTTACCATTTCTTAAATCATACTCATCAGGTTGGGCCAAAGTTGTTGATAAAATAATCGAGTCTGGGAGAATACCATCTAAAAATATCGATGAATTTGAAAAGTATTACAGAGAAATTGTCTCTTTAGTAAGTGATAAATTGTTATGCGCTATAAGCATTCCATGTATAGGCGAAGACATTGAAGGTGAAATGAATAGGAAAGTAGAAAAATACAACGAAGTTATTAAAAGCATTTGCCATGAAAAGAAAATAACGTATGTCGATTTCAATTTATGGCAAAAGAATATGATAAAGAAAGAAATTAATAATTTTAATCGAGGAAAAAGTTACTTTGTTTCGAAAGAACCATTTGTAATGGTTATGGATTCAATATTTGTTGTTTCACCTTTGATGACTACTTTTGTTAGCAAGTTGAGAAGGTTAATAACAACAATAGATGGGGTGCATTTGAATTCATTTGCCGCAAAAGAGCTTGCAAAAATGGTTAAAGAAAGCATTATTAAGAATTCGTAATAAAACCAGGCAGGTTTTTGAACCTGCCTGGTTTTTAAGTATTTAGTAAGTATTTAGTATGTAATAGATTTAATCAAACATGGAGTATTTGCTTTATATCTTCTTCAGGTGTACTAATGAGTTTTAAGTCGTAATTTTTCACAAGAACCTCAAGTATGTCTTTGTTTACCCAAGCTGGTAGGACTGGTCCTATGTAAATGCCTTTCAATCCAAGTGCAAGTAATGTCCAAAGTATCGCAACTGCCTTTTGTTCCATCCACGTGAGAACAAGTGTCAACGGAAGTTCTGTGACTTTTACACCAAATACATCGGCAAGAGCCATAGCTATCTCAAGCGCAACTATTGTATCGTTACATTGACCCACATCGATAAGTCTTGGAATTCCTTCGATATCACCTAATTGTAAATCGTTAATTCTGAATTTTCCACAAGCAAGTGTTATAACTACCGTATCTTTTGGAAGTTTTTGTACGAATTCTCTGTAATATGCACCGCGTTTTGTCGGAGTATCACAGCCACCAACTACCAAGAAGTGTCTAATTTTTCCTGCTTCTACAAGTTCTTTTATTTTTCCTGCGAGTGATTTTACAACACTAGCTGAATACCCAGTCGTTAATTTGTAAGATCCTGGTTGATTTGGAAGTTTTGGCAGGGATTTTGCCTTTGCGATAACTTCTGAATAGTCATATCCTTCAATGTGTTTCACGCCGGGTAATTTTGCTATAGATGTTGTGAACATTCTATCTCTGTAAGACTCTTTCGGAATGAGAACACAGTTACTTGTTCCAAGTATAGCCGCAGGATACTTATCGAAAAGTTCTCTTTGATCATACCAAGCAGCTCCTAAATTGCCAGCTAAGTTTTTGTATTTTCTAAGTCCAGGATATCCATGTGCTGGGAGCATCTCTGAGTGAGTGTAAACGTAAACGTCCGTACCTTCAACTTGTTTCAATAGTTCTTCAAGGGCTTTTAAATTGTGACCTGTAACTATTATCGCGTGCCCTTCTTTTGTACCTGTTTCAACTTCTGTAGGTATTGGCTCACCGTAAGTTTCAATGTGCGCTTTTTTAAGGAGTTGCATAACTTTGAAATTCATCATACCTGCTTCAAGAGCCTTTTTAACAAAGTCTTCTCCGTCAAAGTTGACGTTTGTAAGTGTGGAGTACAATCCCTCACCTAAATATGCTGCTATTTCTTCATCGTGATATCCTAATTCTCTGGCATGGTAATAGTAAGCGGATATACCTTTTAGGATATAAACTAGATTGTCTTGGAGTCTTGCCACTGTCGGTTCTTTACCGCAAACACCGGTTACTGTACAACCTTCGCCGTTCATCGCTTGTGAACATTGATAACAAAACATGTTAAGAGCCATACTAACACCTCCTTAATGAGCATTGGTTTTCTAAGAAATCCACTATAATCTTAAAACAAATAAACAAAAAAATCCGTAACCTATGTTACGGATGAAATAGAATTTTTCATTGTATTTTTCCCAACTCATTTTGAGCAATTTTGACAGATTCTTCGTATGATTTAACAAAAAGTGGATAGGGTTTAGATTCTATGTCTTTCATTTTGTCGCCTCCAAATACTTAAATTATTGTTGATAAAATTGTACCACATGTATATAATTTAAGTGTGACAATATTTATATACAATTTTTGGGAGGAAATATGAAAAAAAATTTAGAGGAAATATTGCAAAATTTGGAAAATTGTGAAATTTTTAAAGGTATAAGCAAGGATTTTATAATGGAAATTTTAAAGGAAGCTAAAATCGAGAATTATAAATCAAAAGAAATAGTCCGCTATCGTGGGGATGATTGTGATGAGATTTTAATCCTTGTGGAAGGAGAAGCCTATGGCTTGTTTACAAATACAGAAGGAAGAGTTTTGCAGATTGACCATATGTTGGCTCCAAAACTTTTAGCCTCAGCGGTTATATTTTCGACAGATGCCAAATACCCTGTCGATGTGGAAACAGTAAGACCATCAGTATTCGTAACTATTGGAAAAGATACTTTTGTGAAATACCTTATGAAGAATGAGACTTTGCTCCGTAACTACCTTAGGTATGTAAGTGATGCGTTTATATTCATCACAGACAAATTTTACGAAGTTGCAATGAAAAACCTCGTTCAAAAGGTTTGTTCTTATCTATTAAAGCTTTCAGAAGAACAAAATTCTTTGAAAGTTACTATGGATATGTCAAAAGAAGAATTGGCTCGAGAGTTCGGTG includes:
- the hcp gene encoding hydroxylamine reductase; this translates as MALNMFCYQCSQAMNGEGCTVTGVCGKEPTVARLQDNLVYILKGISAYYYHARELGYHDEEIAAYLGEGLYSTLTNVNFDGEDFVKKALEAGMMNFKVMQLLKKAHIETYGEPIPTEVETGTKEGHAIIVTGHNLKALEELLKQVEGTDVYVYTHSEMLPAHGYPGLRKYKNLAGNLGAAWYDQRELFDKYPAAILGTSNCVLIPKESYRDRMFTTSIAKLPGVKHIEGYDYSEVIAKAKSLPKLPNQPGSYKLTTGYSASVVKSLAGKIKELVEAGKIRHFLVVGGCDTPTKRGAYYREFVQKLPKDTVVITLACGKFRINDLQLGDIEGIPRLIDVGQCNDTIVALEIAMALADVFGVKVTELPLTLVLTWMEQKAVAILWTLLALGLKGIYIGPVLPAWVNKDILEVLVKNYDLKLISTPEEDIKQILHV
- a CDS encoding SGNH/GDSL hydrolase family protein translates to MFVCFGDSITEGKPGVSYVRYLGEGFINKGLGGDTVIGLKKRVEDFLNAENTVDKLEGAIIEIGTNDILLPFLKSYSSGWAKVVDKIIESGRIPSKNIDEFEKYYREIVSLVSDKLLCAISIPCIGEDIEGEMNRKVEKYNEVIKSICHEKKITYVDFNLWQKNMIKKEINNFNRGKSYFVSKEPFVMVMDSIFVVSPLMTTFVSKLRRLITTIDGVHLNSFAAKELAKMVKESIIKNS
- a CDS encoding Crp/Fnr family transcriptional regulator; its protein translation is MKKNLEEILQNLENCEIFKGISKDFIMEILKEAKIENYKSKEIVRYRGDDCDEILILVEGEAYGLFTNTEGRVLQIDHMLAPKLLASAVIFSTDAKYPVDVETVRPSVFVTIGKDTFVKYLMKNETLLRNYLRYVSDAFIFITDKFYEVAMKNLVQKVCSYLLKLSEEQNSLKVTMDMSKEELAREFGVTRPALSRVFIELEKQGIINVNNRIVEIIDEDYIRNFAEFG